TAACATGTCCGAGGAAGCAGATCCCGAGGCCGAGACCGAGGCCGAAACGGAAGAAGAACTCGCGGAGGAAGAAGAAGAGACCGTCTCCGCCGAGCTCTTCGGCAAGTGGGACGTGACCGGTATCCAGTACACGGACCCGAGCACTCGCCGCTACATCAGCGTGACTCCCGTGGCCCACACCATGGGCCGACACGCGGCCAAGCAGTTCAAGAAGTCGGAGATCTCCGTGGTCGAGCGACTGGCCAACCGACTGATGCAGACCGAGGAGAACACCGGCAAGAAACAGAAGACCCTCAAGATCGTCGAGGAGGCCTTCGAGCTGATCGACGAGCGCACCGAGGAGAGCCCGGTGCAGGTTCTGGTCCGCGCCATCGAGAATGCGGCCCCGCGTGAGGAGACCGTCCGCCTGAAGTACGGTGGCATTTCGGTCCCCAAGGCCGTGGACACGGGTCCTCAGCGACGGGTCGACCAGGCACTGAAGTTCCTCGCCGAGGGCACCTACGGCGCGTCCTTCAAGACCCCGACCGACGTCGAGGAGGCACTCGCCCAGCAGCTCATCGGCGCGGCCGAGGGCGACGTGCAGACCTACGCGGTCAACCAGAAAGAAGAGAAAGAGCGCGTCGCGGCGGCGGCCCGCTAGACTCTCTGTATTTTCTCTCTCCCGGCTGCAGAGCGGCAGCGCTGTGTTCTGTTCTGCTTTGTGAGTGGCTCACAATGCCATCTGTGCGGGAATCGCCACGCAATCGGAAACACTACCCTTTTGAACCTGCTCTTGATACTACGGATTAATAATGGGCCGACGCAAGAAAATCGTCGAACAGTGTGAGCGGCTCATGGACCAGCCGGAGCAGATCCGGAACATCGCCATTGCCGCTCACATCGACCACGGAAAGACCACGCTGACTGACAACCTCCTCGCCGGGGCCGGGATGATCTCCGAGGACCTGGCCGGCGAACAACTCGCCATGGACACCGAGGAGGACGAGCAGGAGCGTGGCATCACCATCGACGCGGCGAACGTGTCGATGACACACAACTACCAGGACAAGGACTACCTGATCAACCTCATCGACACGCCGGGCCACGTCGACTTCGGGGGCGACGTCACCCGTGCCATGCGCGCGGTCGACGGGGCGCTCGTGGTCGTCGACGCGGTCGAGGGCACCATGCCCCAGACCGAGACGGTCGTCCGCCAGGCCCTGCGGGAGAACGTCAAGCCGGCACTCTTCATCAACAAGGTCGACCGCCTGATCAACGAGCTCCAGGAGGGGCCCGAGGAGATGCAGGAGCGCCTGCAGGAGGTCATCCGGGACGTCAACGAGCTCATTCGCGGGATGGCCGAGGAACGCTACGAGGAGGACAACTGGAAGGTCAGCGTCCAGGACGGCACCGTGGCCTTCGGCTCGGCGCTTTACAACTGGGCGATCAGCGCGCCGTCGATGGCCGAGACGGGCATCGACTTCGGGGACGTCATCGAGATGGAACGCAACGACAAGCGCACGGAGCTCCACAAACAGTCCCCGCTTTCCGACGTCGTGCTCGACATGGTCGCCGAGCACTTCCCCAATCCGGTCGACGCTCAGCCCGACCGGATTCCAACTGTCTGGCGTGGAGACGACACCACCCAGCTGGCCAAGGACATGCAGATGGTCAACAAGGACGGCGAGGTCGTCTTCATGGTCACGGACATCTCGATGGACCCCCACGCGGGCGAGATCGCCACGGGGCGGGTCTTCTCCGGGACGCTCCGTGAGGGTCAGGAACTGTACGTCTCCGGGACGGCCGGCAAGAACCGGCTCCAGTCCGTCGGGGTCTTCATGGGCGGCGAACGCGAGGAAGTCGAGGCAGTCCCGGCCGGGAACGTCGCTTCGGTCACCGGCCTGAAGGACGCTATCGCCGGGTCGACGGTCTCCTCGGTGGAGATGACGCCGTTCGAGTCCATCGAGCACATCTCCGAGCCGGTCATCACGAAGTCCATCGAGGCCCAGAAGATGGACGACCTCCCGAAGCTGATCAAGGTCCTGCAGCAGGTCTCCAAGGAGGACCCGACCATCGGGGTCGAGATCAACGAGGACACCGGCGAGCACCTGATCTCCGGGCAGGGTGAACTCCACCTGGAGGTCATCACCCAGCGCATCGAGCGCAACCAGGGGATTCCGGTTCGCACGGGCGAACCGATCGTCGTCTACCGCGAGGCCCCGACCCAGGAGTCCGAAGAGGTCCAGGGCATCTCGCCGAACCGTCACAACCGGTTTTACGTCACGGTCGAGCCCCTCAGCGACGAGCTGATCGACACGATCAAGCTCGGCGAGGCCTCGATGGACATGCCCGAACAGGAGCGCCGTGAGGCCCTGCAGGAGGCGGGCATGGAGAAGGACACCTCCCAGAACGTCGAGGACATCGTCGGCACCAACGTCTTCATCGACGACACGAAGGGGATCCAGCATCTCAACGAGACGATGGAGCTCATCATCGAGGGCCTGGAGGAGGCCCTCGAAGACGGCCCGCTCGCGGCCGAACCCGTCGAGGGCGCGCTGATCCGACTCCACGACGCGCGGCTCCACGAGGACGCCATTCACCGTGGTCCCGCCCAGGTCATTCCGGCCATGCGCGAGGCCGTCCACCGGGCGCTCATCGACGCCGAGATCCGCCTGCTCGAACCGATCCAGGACGTCCGGATCGACGTCCCCTCCGAGCACATGGGCGCGGCCTCCGGCGAGATTCAGGGTCGTCGGGGACGCGTTGATGACATGTACCAGGAAGGCGACCTGATGGTCGTCGAGGGCATCGCCCCGGTCGAGGAGATGATCGGCTTCTCCTCGGACATTCGCTCGGCCACCGAGGGCCGTGCCTCCTGGAACACCGAGAACGCCGGCTTCCGGGTACTGGTCGATAACCTCCAGCCCGAGAAGATCACCGAGATCCGCGAGCGCAAGGGCATGAAGACCGAACTGCCCGAGAGCATCAACTACTTCTAGGCTCCGGGTCCGGCAGGCCTTTACCCGCTCCGCGGTAACACCCGGGCGAACGAACATGCAGGGTCAACAGCAGCAGGCCTACGACCGTGGGATCACCATCTTCTCCCCGGACGGACGGCTCTACCAGGTCGAGTACGCACGTGAAGCGGTCAAACGAGGCACTCCCTCTGTCGGCGTTCGAACCGAGGAGGGCGTCGTCCTCGCGGTGGACAAACGCTCGCGTTCGGAGCTCATGGAGCCCGATTCCATCGAGAAGCTTCACAAGGTCGCCGATCACGTCGGCATCGCCAGCGCCGGTCACGTGGCCGACGCACGCCGACTGATCGACTTCGCCCGTCGCCGTGCGCAGGTCGAGGAACTGCGCTACGAGGAGCCAGTCGGCGTCGAGGTCCTCACCAAAGCCGTGACCGACAACATCCAGCAGTACACCCAGATGGGCGGCGTGCGCCCGTTCGGGGCCGCTCTGCTGATCGGTGGGGTCTCCGACGGGGAACCCCACCTCTTCGAGACCGATCCCAGTGGCACGCCGAACGAGTGGAAAGCCGTCGCCATCGGCGCGGATCGCTCGGACATCCAGGACTATCTGGAAGAGCACTGGACGGCCGAGCTCACCCTGGATGAGGGGATCGAACTGGCCCTGGGCGCACTCTCCCACATCCGGGACGAACCGCTTTCGGCCGGTGAACTGGCCCTGGCCGCTATCGAGACGGAGACGGAGGCCTACCGTCGCCTCGCGGAGGCGGAGATCGCCGATCACCTGGAGGCCGTGGCGGAGGAAGAATGAACGTCGAGGACCCCTACGAGCCCGAACTGGGGTCGCTGCCCGAGTGGGAGTCGGCCGGTGCGGACACCAAACACACCGAGACCGGGACCACCTCGATCGGCGTCACTACCGCTGATTCGGTCGTGATCGCGACCGATCGGCGGGCAAGTCTCGGCGGCCGGGTCGTCTCGAACAAGAACGTGACCAAAGTCGAGCAGGTACACGACACTGCGGCGCTGACCATGGTCGGCTCCGTTGGGGGCGCCCAGTCGTTCATCCGCTCGATCCGCGCCGAGGCGAACCTCTATGAGGCACGCCGGGACAAGCCGATGAAGATCGACGCCCTGGCAACCCTCGCCTCGAATTTCCTCCGTGGTGGGCCCTTCTTCATGATCAACCCCATCCTCGGTGGCGTGGATGACACCGGGCCACACGTCTACAGTATCGACCCGGCTGGGGGGCTCAGCGAGGACGAGTACGTCGTGACCGGCAGCGGCATGCAGTTCGCGATGGGTGTGCTCGAACAGGAGTACCGCGAAGATCTCTCCCACGAGGAAGGAATCGAGATCGCGGCCCGTGCCGTCCAGAGCGCGAGCGAGCGGGATACGGCCAGCGGCAACGGTATCACCATCGCCGAGGTCACGACCGAGGGCGTGGAGATCCACGAACACGAGGATATCGACGACGTCCTCGGTGGGGCCTAACGGACCGGTTCGTCCCGCAAGAGGACTGCAAACACTTTCTTCTGGGCCGTTCGCAGATGCTGGAGGAAGGTTGATTGGGAGATCGCCATCGTCTCGGCGATCTCCTCGCCGGAGTTCTCCCGGGGCCAGTCGAAGAACCCAGCGATGAAAGCCGTATGCAACGCCTCCCGCTGTCGATCGGTCAGTGACTCTTCGATGGTCGTCCGGACTTCCTCGGCGGTTGGCGTCGGACGCTCGGTCTCGCGTCGGGCCCGGAGTTCGATCGACGGATGATCGGTCTGGAGCCCCTCGATCACGGCCCGGACGTTCGCGTTCGGCGAGAGGTGGACTGTCAACCGGGCGCGACCGTCGGCGGCCTCGATGTGTCGGAGGTCGCCCCCCGCCTCACCGATCGGTCGTGCGAGGGTGGACTCCTGTACCTCGAAGCGAACCTGTAGCTCGGCATCGTCCTCGGTGAGGATGTCGACGGTTTCCAGGCTGGGGGTCCCGGCTACGTATTCCCGTATCGATTCGGGTTGGAGTCCCGTGACCGTGAAGTACTGGACGAGCGTGTCGCCCGTTCCGGGGGTCATCCAGGTGAGTTCCATCGATCCCCCGTCCGCTGTCAGGGCTACCGGGAAGTACGATGGGTCGGTCACCTGGAACTCGATCTCGGTTACACTGTCCGTCAGGAGTGCCTCCTTGCTCTCGACGGCGTTGATCGCGTACCCGATCGTCTCGCCCAGTTCGGCGAAGACGGCCGTTTCGATGTCCTCGAAAGCGTCACCCGCCTCGGTCCCGATACAGAGCACGCCGTACTGGCGGTCGCCGTAGGTGAGCGGGATGGCGACGGTCGCCCGGTATCCCCGATCGAGCCACGGGTCACACCAGTCGGCCTCGGGGTCCGCACAGGTGCTGATCTGGACGGTTCCGGTCCGGGCCGCCGTCCGAAGCGGGTCCGAGCCCTCGAGGTCGTTGATGGCCGCGATGAGGTCCTCCATGTCAGTGTCGTCGATTCCGGCTTTTGTCCGGGGACGGAGGATCTCGGCGTCGACGGCCTGATCGGAGAGACAGGCGAAGGCGTACTGGTCCGAGTTGGCGAACTGCTCGACGACGGCGGTCTCGATGTCCGCCCGGCTATCGGCCTCTACCAGTTCGCGATTGATGTCCCTGAGGACCTCGTTCGTCCGGTTCAGCGTCGCCAGGCGCTCTTTCTGCTCGGTAATCTGCTCCTTGCGTTCCCGCCGGTCGGTGATGTCGGTGTCGACGGCCACGTATTTCTCCACGGCCCCCGAGTCACCGACGATGGGTGCGATCGTCATATCGACCCAGACCTCCTCGCCGGATTTTCGCTCGTTGACGATCTGCCCCTCCCAGATCGAACCCGCCTCGATCGTCTCCCACATCCCCCGGTAGAAGGCTGGATCGTGGTATCCCGACTTCCACATCGAGGGGTCACGCCCGATGACCTCACCCCGCGTGTATCCGGTGACCGACTCGACGGCGCGGTTCGCGTAAGTGATCGTGCCGTCGGGTTCAGTGATGAAAATCGCGTGGCCCGCGTGTTCGATGGCCTTCTCGAAGGTCCGGAGGCGGTCGTTGGTCGCCTGGATCGTCTCCCTGATCGCTTGCTCCTGTTCGACGTACTCCGAGAGGTAGTAGACAGTCAGCACGGCGAGCACGCTGACGACCAGCCCGGGCAGTTCGTCGATGCCGGAGGTTCCGGTCTGGTAGCTCAAGATCTGTCTTGATGCCATCAGGCCCAACATTAACGTGAAGAACCCGAACCGTCGGTCCTCGACCTGATACAACAGGTAGACCGAGTACCCCAGTCCGATAAGCCGGAGTCCGATCGAGGTCAGGATGACGAGGCCGTCAAGCGGGAACACGTGTACTGCACGCGACTTGAGCCGCCGAGAGTATAGGCGCGTCGACTCCGGTCCAATATCTATTGGCCCGTTCTTTTTAAGGCAGCGAAACCCCTCACGCTGAACCTATCTATATTGGTCGACCGCTCAGGGGCCTGGATCCCGATGATTACTCTGTATGCACTCACTGACTGACCCACGTCGAACCGACACGCGACCGCCGGGAGGGTCGCGATGAGCGTCGACGGCGCTCCGGGGGTACCCGACCTGGATCGGGCCCGGATGGACGAGATGGTAGAGGCCGAGCGGGCGGATCCCGAGGAGACGCTGGCCGAGGTCGAGTACTCGACGGAGCTTGGCCTGGCCATGGCCGAGGACGCCAAGCGAGTCTCCAGGGGGTCACTTTCGAGCGAGTCCTTCTGGGCGGCGTACGACGAGCAGGCCAGAGCCGTGTTCGGGGCGGAGTATACTGAGACCCCGAACCCGGCCGTGGACAAGGGTGGGAGTTGCCAGACCATCGACGAGCCGGCGGCTGCCCAGCTCTCCTGTTCGGTGGACTCGATGGACGCCGTCGCTGAACAGATCGAGACTCCGGAAAACGGGGACGTTCGGTGGGGCATGGTGATCGACCTGCAGAAGTGTGTCGGCTGTGACTCGTGTACGGTCGCCTGCAAGGCGGAGAACCGCACACCGCCCGGGGTCACCTACAACGTCGTCATGGAGGAGGAGCACGGGGAGTTCCCCAACACGACCCGGACGAACATCCCCCGCCCCTGCATGCAGTGTGAGAAGCCCTCCTGTGTCCAGGTCTGCCCGGTCAGCGCGACATACAAGATGGAGAACGGGATCGTCAACATCGATTACGATCGCTGTATCGGCTGTCGGTACTGTATGATCGCGTGCCCGTATGGGGCCCGATACCTCGACTTCGGCGGGAGTTACGACGACGAAGTCATGGGGGCCGGTGAAGTGACCAGTCCGGAGTACGGCGTCGATCGAGGGCCCCGCGAGGAGGGCGAATCGCCGATGGCCAACGCCCGGAAGTGTAGCTTCTGCTATCACCGGCTGGGGCGGGGCGAGGAACCCGCCTGCGTGGAGACATGCATCGGCGACGCCCGGAACTTCGGGGACCTGAACGATCCGGACAGCGAGGTCTCCCGGATGGCTGATTCCACCCGGGCAACACAGCTGAAAGAGCACACGGGCAACGACCCGAACGTGTACTACCTCAAGTGACAATGGCGACTGCAAGCTCTCTTCCGAACTTCAATCCGGGTTTCGAAGACAACCGCATCCGGATCGCGTGGTACGGCCTGCTGGTCCTCACGCTCCTGGTCGGTGCATACGCGACCTACCAGCGCATCGTCGGGGGCATGGCGACCACGAATCTCACCTCGATCACCCCGTGGGGGGCCTGGGTGGCATTCTACATCTACTTCATCGGGCTCTCGGCGGGCGCCTTCCTCGTGAGCACCCTCGCGAACGTCTTCGAGATGGAGGGGATGGAGAAGATCGATCGCGACGCGCTGTTCGCGGCGATCATCGCCATGGTCGTCGCGATGTTGTTCGTCTGGATCGACCTCGGCCGGATGGAGCGGATGTACTTCCCCTTCATCTGGCGACAGCTCACCTCGGCACTGTCCTGGGAAGTGCACGCCTACGTGGCCTACATCGGCGTGTTGACTGCCGAACTGTACTTCTCGATGCGGGCTGATCTGGTCCGGGTCTCGAATCACGCGTCCGGACTGCGGGGACGAATCGCCGGACTGCTCACGCTGGGCCGCACCAGCCTGAGTGAGAGTGCCATCCAGACCGACCGCTCGTGGCTCAAACGCATCGGCATCCTCGGGATTCCCCTGGCCATCTTCTTCGTCCACGGCGGGACGGGGATCCTCTTCGCCGGCGTGAAAGCCCGGGCCTACTGGAACAGTGGCCTCTTCCCGGTCATCTTCGTCGTTTCGGCCCTGCTCTCCGGGACCGCACTGGTCATGGCCGTCTATGTGTTGCGCCGGAAGCTCTTCGAGGGAAAACCGGTCGATTTGGACCTCCTCGACCGGCTTGGTCAGTTGTTGCTCGGCTTCGTGCTGATCGATGCGGCCTTCACCGCAATCGAGGCCCTGATCGGCGTGATGTCGCTTGAAGGCGCGCACTTGAGCGCGTGGCTCACGATCGCCCTGGGCAAGATGGCCTGGTCGTTCTGGATCGTGATGGTCGGACTGGGGTGGGTGGTACCCCTCATCCTGACGAGCCGTCGGTCCTGGCGGCGCCGGCCGATGTTGATGGTGATCGCCGGACTCTCGGTCGTCATCGGGATCGTCGGTGTCCGGTTCAACATCGTCGTCCCACCGCTGGTGAACCCGGTCATGGAGGGACTCCCAGCCGGTGATTATCTGCCGTCGCTCACCGAGTGGGCCACGAGCTTCGGAATCGTCGCCGTCGGGCTCCTGATCTATACGCTCGGCGCTGAAGTACTGCCGTTGACCCCGCTAACTGAGGAGGATAACTCATGAGCACAGACGACCGACCCGATGACGAACCGAACGTGTCACGGCGCGAATTCGTGAAGGCGGCTGGCGGCTTCACCGCGCTGTCCGCCGGTGGCGCGGCCGGCGAACTGGACTTCTCGTCGCTGTTCGAGGACGAGACCCAGCACTACGTGGGTACCGACTACGACGAGTACGACGCGAGTGACGTCATCCACACGACCTGTGGGCAGTGCAATACGTTCTGCCCGATCAAGGTCCGACTGGACGACGGCGGAGCCACGAACTCCACCTACACCTCGCTGGTCCGAAAGCTCGCTGGCAACCCCTACTCGTTTTTGAACACCCAGCCCTTCGCGCAGGTGCCCTACGACAGCGACTTCACCTCCGTCGCCACCGGCGACCTGGCGGGGACCGGCGACGTCTCGACGGACCGCTGGTCGCTCAACGCGGGTCGGATGTGCCTGAAGGGACAGGCTGGCATCCAGACGGCCTTCGATTCCTATCGGGTCCGGAAGCCGATGAAACGCGTCGGCGAACGGGGTAGTGACACCTGGAAGACCATCTCGTGGGACCAGGCGATCCAGGAGATCGTCCACGGCGACGAGGACCTCGGCCATCGCGGCCTCGCTGAGATGTGGGACTACGTCCCCGAGGAGCAGGTCATGGCCGACAGGGAACAGCTCAGCGACGCCGAATTCGAGGCCAAGTACGAGGACAAACTGATCGATACGGACATCCCGGAACTCGGACCTACGGCCAACCAGATCGTCGACGTCGGTGGGTTCCGACGGTTCTTGATCCGGGCGCGGATGTTCCAGGGCTCGTTGGGGACGATCAACAGCCACCATCACGCCGGCGTCTGTGGCTTCTCCTCTGTCCTCGGGAACGTCAGGTCACACGCGAACACGAAAAAGCGCCAGTACCCGGACATCGAGAACACGGAGTACCTGCTGGTCTGGGGCACCAACCCGATGGTCTCGAACAAGGGCCCGACCTGGCTGGCCCCGAAACTCACGAACGCGATCGAATCCGGCATGCGCATGGACGTGGTCGATCCCCGGATGTCCAAGACCGCAGAGAAGGCAGACACCTGGGTCCCGGTCAAGCCGGGGGCTGACGGCGCGCTGGCGATGGGGATGGTCCGGTGGATCCTCGAACACGAGCGGTACGACGAGGACTATCTGACCAATCCCGCCGACGGCCCCGCGGGAGCGGACGGCGAGACCACCTTCAGCGACGCCACCCACCTCGTGATCACCGACGGCGATCCGACCACCACTCCGAAGGCAAAGACCAAAGCGGCCGAGGCGCTGGGCGTCGAGGGCGATCGAGCCGTCCTGGACGCGAAGACCGGCGAGGCTGTCCCGGCTGGCGAGGCCGAGACGGGCACACTGGCGGTCGATACGACCATCGAGGGAACGTCGGTCAAGAGTGTCTTCACGCTCTACCGGGAGCGGGTCTTCGAACACAGCCTCGAGGAGTACGCCGAGATGGCCGGGGTCCCGGCATCCCAGATCGAGACCATCGCCGACGAGTTCACGAGCCACGGCAAGCGGGCCGCGATCATGCAGTATCGCGGGCCGTCGATGCACACGAACGGCTTCTACAACACCCGGGCCATCGCGACGCTGCAGCACCTCATCGGCAACTTTGACTGGAAAGGCGGCCAGATCACGCCGTACGCGAGCTATGGCACCATGGGCGGCCGCTATCAGCTGGGGAACGTCCCGGATGGCCGCACGCCCTGGGGGCTGCCGATCACCCGGGCGCTCCACAACGCCGAGGACTTCGAGGGCACCCGACTGTTCCCGGACGAGGACGGTGATCCCTACCCCGCGGAACGTCCCTGGTTCCGCCTCGCCCCCCAGCATCAGGTTCAGGAGATCTACCACAGCGCCCAGGACGAGTATCCCTACTCCATCAACGCGCTGTTCCTGCGGACCTACTCCGAGAACCACGTCATGGCGGCGGCTGGTGGGGACAACATTACCGACGCGTTGCGGGACGAGGACGCCATCGAACTCCTGGTGGCCTTCGACACCGTCATCGGCGAGATGAGCGAGAACGCCGATTACATCCTCCCCGAGCCGACCTACCTGGAGCGGTGGGAGAACTTCGGCACCTACCCGAACAAGCGCCTGGCGGACGACAAGATCAGCCACCCGGCCGTGAGGGTGTTGCCCGACACGAAGCTCTCCGAGCAGGTCCTCATCGACCTGCTGAAGGAGTTGGAGACGACGACTGGCGAATCCATGCCAGGTGTCGGCGAGGACGCGATCATCGACCAGAACGGGGACACCTGGCCACTTCACGATCCGGAGGACTTCTACCTCAAGATGACCGCGAACCTGGCCTTCCAGACCAAGACACTCGATCCGGATCGCGCCGCCCTCGAGCAGAGCAACTCACTCCCGCCGGGACTGGACCGCGAGAGTTTCCCCTACGAGGAAAGTCCCGTGCCGGACGCCGCCGACGACGAACTACAGGCCTTCCGGGAGGCCCACGAGA
This region of Halodesulfurarchaeum sp. HSR-GB genomic DNA includes:
- a CDS encoding molybdopterin-dependent oxidoreductase; translated protein: MSTDDRPDDEPNVSRREFVKAAGGFTALSAGGAAGELDFSSLFEDETQHYVGTDYDEYDASDVIHTTCGQCNTFCPIKVRLDDGGATNSTYTSLVRKLAGNPYSFLNTQPFAQVPYDSDFTSVATGDLAGTGDVSTDRWSLNAGRMCLKGQAGIQTAFDSYRVRKPMKRVGERGSDTWKTISWDQAIQEIVHGDEDLGHRGLAEMWDYVPEEQVMADREQLSDAEFEAKYEDKLIDTDIPELGPTANQIVDVGGFRRFLIRARMFQGSLGTINSHHHAGVCGFSSVLGNVRSHANTKKRQYPDIENTEYLLVWGTNPMVSNKGPTWLAPKLTNAIESGMRMDVVDPRMSKTAEKADTWVPVKPGADGALAMGMVRWILEHERYDEDYLTNPADGPAGADGETTFSDATHLVITDGDPTTTPKAKTKAAEALGVEGDRAVLDAKTGEAVPAGEAETGTLAVDTTIEGTSVKSVFTLYRERVFEHSLEEYAEMAGVPASQIETIADEFTSHGKRAAIMQYRGPSMHTNGFYNTRAIATLQHLIGNFDWKGGQITPYASYGTMGGRYQLGNVPDGRTPWGLPITRALHNAEDFEGTRLFPDEDGDPYPAERPWFRLAPQHQVQEIYHSAQDEYPYSINALFLRTYSENHVMAAAGGDNITDALRDEDAIELLVAFDTVIGEMSENADYILPEPTYLERWENFGTYPNKRLADDKISHPAVRVLPDTKLSEQVLIDLLKELETTTGESMPGVGEDAIIDQNGDTWPLHDPEDFYLKMTANLAFQTKTLDPDRAALEQSNSLPPGLDRESFPYEESPVPDAADDELQAFREAHETGLGEFFDYEEWKGKVKPEEWRKVVTVLNRGGRFEEPIPNYAEAFEKHGFDYDYAERYDPSNAYVGDKMRYRLDGEVTFFNEIMPVGKDAYDGTHFDPLPKVTDVTHFNGDVLTPVTSDTEPERPLHLINWKPRTQGMTRTQNAPWLRETRPENPVWINPDDADPRGIENGDAIEIDAGRKTVEGIAMVTEGIRPGVVGTMWGWGRHGDGAMERTVDDEAIAPANDRYGHSPYEFDTPMKEEAGYAKGRDAGFAVNHLAPVDTTTGDVGPSDPIGGAQSQYDTHVEITRREQ
- a CDS encoding bacterio-opsin activator domain-containing protein; protein product: MFPLDGLVILTSIGLRLIGLGYSVYLLYQVEDRRFGFFTLMLGLMASRQILSYQTGTSGIDELPGLVVSVLAVLTVYYLSEYVEQEQAIRETIQATNDRLRTFEKAIEHAGHAIFITEPDGTITYANRAVESVTGYTRGEVIGRDPSMWKSGYHDPAFYRGMWETIEAGSIWEGQIVNERKSGEEVWVDMTIAPIVGDSGAVEKYVAVDTDITDRRERKEQITEQKERLATLNRTNEVLRDINRELVEADSRADIETAVVEQFANSDQYAFACLSDQAVDAEILRPRTKAGIDDTDMEDLIAAINDLEGSDPLRTAARTGTVQISTCADPEADWCDPWLDRGYRATVAIPLTYGDRQYGVLCIGTEAGDAFEDIETAVFAELGETIGYAINAVESKEALLTDSVTEIEFQVTDPSYFPVALTADGGSMELTWMTPGTGDTLVQYFTVTGLQPESIREYVAGTPSLETVDILTEDDAELQVRFEVQESTLARPIGEAGGDLRHIEAADGRARLTVHLSPNANVRAVIEGLQTDHPSIELRARRETERPTPTAEEVRTTIEESLTDRQREALHTAFIAGFFDWPRENSGEEIAETMAISQSTFLQHLRTAQKKVFAVLLRDEPVR
- a CDS encoding 30S ribosomal protein S7 — encoded protein: MSEEADPEAETEAETEEELAEEEEETVSAELFGKWDVTGIQYTDPSTRRYISVTPVAHTMGRHAAKQFKKSEISVVERLANRLMQTEENTGKKQKTLKIVEEAFELIDERTEESPVQVLVRAIENAAPREETVRLKYGGISVPKAVDTGPQRRVDQALKFLAEGTYGASFKTPTDVEEALAQQLIGAAEGDVQTYAVNQKEEKERVAAAAR
- the psmA gene encoding archaeal proteasome endopeptidase complex subunit alpha: MQGQQQQAYDRGITIFSPDGRLYQVEYAREAVKRGTPSVGVRTEEGVVLAVDKRSRSELMEPDSIEKLHKVADHVGIASAGHVADARRLIDFARRRAQVEELRYEEPVGVEVLTKAVTDNIQQYTQMGGVRPFGAALLIGGVSDGEPHLFETDPSGTPNEWKAVAIGADRSDIQDYLEEHWTAELTLDEGIELALGALSHIRDEPLSAGELALAAIETETEAYRRLAEAEIADHLEAVAEEE
- the nrfD gene encoding NrfD/PsrC family molybdoenzyme membrane anchor subunit produces the protein MATASSLPNFNPGFEDNRIRIAWYGLLVLTLLVGAYATYQRIVGGMATTNLTSITPWGAWVAFYIYFIGLSAGAFLVSTLANVFEMEGMEKIDRDALFAAIIAMVVAMLFVWIDLGRMERMYFPFIWRQLTSALSWEVHAYVAYIGVLTAELYFSMRADLVRVSNHASGLRGRIAGLLTLGRTSLSESAIQTDRSWLKRIGILGIPLAIFFVHGGTGILFAGVKARAYWNSGLFPVIFVVSALLSGTALVMAVYVLRRKLFEGKPVDLDLLDRLGQLLLGFVLIDAAFTAIEALIGVMSLEGAHLSAWLTIALGKMAWSFWIVMVGLGWVVPLILTSRRSWRRRPMLMVIAGLSVVIGIVGVRFNIVVPPLVNPVMEGLPAGDYLPSLTEWATSFGIVAVGLLIYTLGAEVLPLTPLTEEDNS
- the psmB gene encoding archaeal proteasome endopeptidase complex subunit beta; this translates as MNVEDPYEPELGSLPEWESAGADTKHTETGTTSIGVTTADSVVIATDRRASLGGRVVSNKNVTKVEQVHDTAALTMVGSVGGAQSFIRSIRAEANLYEARRDKPMKIDALATLASNFLRGGPFFMINPILGGVDDTGPHVYSIDPAGGLSEDEYVVTGSGMQFAMGVLEQEYREDLSHEEGIEIAARAVQSASERDTASGNGITIAEVTTEGVEIHEHEDIDDVLGGA
- a CDS encoding elongation factor EF-2 gives rise to the protein MGRRKKIVEQCERLMDQPEQIRNIAIAAHIDHGKTTLTDNLLAGAGMISEDLAGEQLAMDTEEDEQERGITIDAANVSMTHNYQDKDYLINLIDTPGHVDFGGDVTRAMRAVDGALVVVDAVEGTMPQTETVVRQALRENVKPALFINKVDRLINELQEGPEEMQERLQEVIRDVNELIRGMAEERYEEDNWKVSVQDGTVAFGSALYNWAISAPSMAETGIDFGDVIEMERNDKRTELHKQSPLSDVVLDMVAEHFPNPVDAQPDRIPTVWRGDDTTQLAKDMQMVNKDGEVVFMVTDISMDPHAGEIATGRVFSGTLREGQELYVSGTAGKNRLQSVGVFMGGEREEVEAVPAGNVASVTGLKDAIAGSTVSSVEMTPFESIEHISEPVITKSIEAQKMDDLPKLIKVLQQVSKEDPTIGVEINEDTGEHLISGQGELHLEVITQRIERNQGIPVRTGEPIVVYREAPTQESEEVQGISPNRHNRFYVTVEPLSDELIDTIKLGEASMDMPEQERREALQEAGMEKDTSQNVEDIVGTNVFIDDTKGIQHLNETMELIIEGLEEALEDGPLAAEPVEGALIRLHDARLHEDAIHRGPAQVIPAMREAVHRALIDAEIRLLEPIQDVRIDVPSEHMGAASGEIQGRRGRVDDMYQEGDLMVVEGIAPVEEMIGFSSDIRSATEGRASWNTENAGFRVLVDNLQPEKITEIRERKGMKTELPESINYF
- a CDS encoding 4Fe-4S dicluster domain-containing protein; translated protein: MSVDGAPGVPDLDRARMDEMVEAERADPEETLAEVEYSTELGLAMAEDAKRVSRGSLSSESFWAAYDEQARAVFGAEYTETPNPAVDKGGSCQTIDEPAAAQLSCSVDSMDAVAEQIETPENGDVRWGMVIDLQKCVGCDSCTVACKAENRTPPGVTYNVVMEEEHGEFPNTTRTNIPRPCMQCEKPSCVQVCPVSATYKMENGIVNIDYDRCIGCRYCMIACPYGARYLDFGGSYDDEVMGAGEVTSPEYGVDRGPREEGESPMANARKCSFCYHRLGRGEEPACVETCIGDARNFGDLNDPDSEVSRMADSTRATQLKEHTGNDPNVYYLK